From a region of the Blastopirellula marina genome:
- a CDS encoding LysR family transcriptional regulator yields the protein MEIEQLQQFLKVAELGNFTRAAECLAISQPALSRSIARLEEALGQPLFERQSRKVTLTDAGQLLLPRAHRIVALVDDTKAEISDDGESGRIRLGAIPTIAPFFLPEMLSPFAESFPKAQLTVQEDTTDNLLRRCQQGEIDLAILALPISAKHLEVEALFEEELLLVLPVDHPLCAKKQIKLADVEPYPFILLDEAHCLSDNIVTFCRHRSFNPVSVERTSQLATVQELVSLRHGVSMIPEMAKQLDMSKRRVYRSLSGTKPTRTIAMIWNPYRFQCKLLDRFKDHVRQFAHEFPSKPT from the coding sequence ATGGAAATCGAGCAGCTTCAGCAGTTTCTTAAAGTGGCCGAACTGGGCAACTTCACGCGGGCAGCCGAGTGCCTGGCGATCTCACAGCCGGCACTGAGCCGTTCGATTGCCCGCCTGGAAGAAGCCCTCGGGCAACCGCTGTTCGAGCGACAATCACGCAAGGTCACGCTGACCGATGCCGGGCAACTGTTATTACCCAGGGCACATCGTATCGTCGCGCTGGTCGACGACACCAAGGCCGAGATCTCCGACGACGGCGAAAGCGGACGCATTCGCCTGGGGGCAATTCCGACGATCGCTCCGTTCTTTCTGCCGGAGATGCTGAGCCCATTTGCTGAATCGTTTCCCAAAGCACAGTTGACCGTCCAGGAAGACACGACCGACAATCTTCTGCGACGGTGCCAACAAGGGGAGATCGATCTGGCGATCCTCGCCCTGCCGATTTCGGCGAAGCACTTGGAAGTAGAAGCCCTGTTCGAAGAAGAACTGCTGCTGGTGCTGCCGGTCGATCACCCGCTGTGCGCAAAGAAGCAGATCAAGTTGGCGGACGTCGAGCCGTATCCATTCATCCTGCTGGATGAAGCTCACTGTTTGTCTGATAACATTGTGACCTTCTGCCGCCATCGATCGTTCAACCCTGTCTCGGTCGAAAGAACCAGCCAGTTGGCAACGGTGCAAGAGCTTGTTTCACTACGGCATGGCGTTTCGATGATTCCTGAAATGGCGAAACAGTTGGACATGAGCAAGCGTCGCGTTTACCGATCATTATCTGGCACGAAGCCAACACGCACGATCGCCATGATCTGGAACCCGTATCGATTCCAATGCAAACTGCTGGATCGATTCAAAGACCACGTTCGCCAATTTGCTCACGAGTTTCCATCGAAGCCCACTTAG
- a CDS encoding methionine-R-sulfoxide reductase: protein MSQYNPLNDSERHVIHHKGTEYPHTGEYTDHEEDGTFICRQCNLPIYHSEDKFHSGCGWPSFDEHLPDGVKRVPDADGRRTEIVCANCGGHLGHVFEGEGFTSKDTRHCVNSISMRFIPEGEPLPEVIRPK, encoded by the coding sequence ATGTCGCAGTACAACCCACTCAACGATTCGGAACGCCACGTGATTCACCACAAGGGGACCGAATACCCGCACACTGGCGAATACACCGACCACGAGGAAGACGGCACGTTCATTTGCCGGCAGTGCAACTTGCCCATCTATCATTCGGAAGACAAATTCCATAGCGGCTGCGGCTGGCCCAGTTTTGACGAGCACCTTCCTGATGGCGTAAAACGTGTCCCTGATGCCGATGGCCGCCGAACCGAAATCGTGTGTGCCAACTGCGGAGGGCACCTTGGGCATGTCTTCGAAGGAGAAGGGTTTACCTCCAAGGATACGCGGCACTGCGTGAACTCGATTTCCATGCGATTCATTCCCGAGGGTGAACCCTTGCCGGAAGTAATTCGCCCGAAGTAG